A window of Ipomoea triloba cultivar NCNSP0323 chromosome 2, ASM357664v1 contains these coding sequences:
- the LOC116007551 gene encoding uncharacterized protein LOC116007551: MNLSIHHGPVFPFFPTRLASPSPIIPTFKPYPNSTPSFKSCKTQTPNPKSQEEDDGIPFDDVKILAKYKSRHNYIRVLEVSRTADHPLAGSRLLLLDAPGNIHSISYLLKSTTAAYYDVLATLPPVLPPGPVGLLGFGAGSSARLILESYPSAVLHGWELDPSVISVAKTYFNLDKLQNKHPDRLYVHVGNALNAQIRDGFSGLLVDLFSKGCVIPELQSAETWKNLKRKLRKGGAIMANVGGSCVEPEDIRRDGGEIMEETLKAMHGAFPESLFVMSLGNSRVEDSTLAFAGKLPDLEKWKRALPPPLKMYADMWRPYRGRVSR; encoded by the coding sequence ATGAATTTATCAATCCACCATGGCCCCGTTTTCCCCTTCTTCCCCACCCGACTCGCTTCTCCATCTCCGATCATCCCCACCTTCAAACCCTACCCGAATTCAACGCCCAGCTTCAAATCCTGCAAAACCCAAACCCCAAATCCCAAATCGCAAGAAGAAGACGACGGCATCCCATTCGACGACGTGAAAATCTTGGCCAAATACAAATCCCGCCACAACTACATCCGGGTCCTCGAGGTCTCCCGAACCGCCGACCACCCCTTGGCCGGCTCCCGGCTCCTCCTCCTCGACGCGCCGGGGAACATCCACAGCATCTCCTATCTCCTCAAGTCCACCACCGCCGCCTACTACGACGTCCTCGCCACTCTCCCCCCCGTTCTACCGCCCGGACCCGTCGGACTCCTCGGGTTCGGAGCCGGGTCATCCGCCCGCCTCATCCTCGAATCCTACCCGTCCGCCGTCCTCCACGGCTGGGAGCTCGACCCGTCCGTCATCTCCGTCGCCAAAACCTACTTCAATCTCGACAAGCTACAAAACAAACACCCAGACCGCCTCTACGTCCACGTCGGCAACGCGCTAAACGCGCAGATCCGAGACGGGTTCTCCGGCCTGCTAGTAGATCTGTTCAGCAAAGGGTGCGTGATTCCCGAGCTGCAGAGCGCGGAGACGTGGAAGAATCTGAAGCGGAAGCTCCGGAAGGGCGGGGCGATAATGGCGAACGTGGGAGGGAGCTGCGTGGAGCCGGAGGATATTAGGAGAGACGGTGGGGAGATAATGGAAGAGACGCTAAAGGCTATGCATGGGGCTTTTCCGGAATCTCTGTTCGTGATGAGCCTTGGGAATAGCAGAGTTGAGGATAGCACGCTAGCCTTTGCGGGTAAATTGCCAGATTTGGAGAAATGGAAGAGGGCATTGCCTCCGCCATTGAAGATGTATGCTGATATGTGGAGACCTTATAGGGGGAGAGTTAGCAGATAA
- the LOC116011339 gene encoding transcription factor MYB86-like yields MGRHSCMVMKQKLRKGLWSPEEDEKLYNYVIKFGVGCWSSVAKHAGLQRCGKSCRLRWINYLRPDLKRGLFSPEEEHIILVLHEVLGNKWAQIAAKLPGRTDNEIKNFWNSCLKKKLIKRGIDPNTHKPIMNTSSDAPKSFAEDHNNINNSSSTIPKPTLPWPLNLSELEQPQAFDPLFLYDFQQSLNNNSEQYFHGFSTLPSLANFENINMVNNGPITFPNWETCDNNINTDSVSAHQFPFSAKSSGDVEGCSWQDDFSEYSLPALPQDLSGENNLEFFMSCTKFNL; encoded by the exons atggGAAGGCATTCGTGTATGGTGATGAAGCAAAAGCTGAGGAAAGGTTTGTGGTCGCCGGAGGAAGATGAAAAGCTGTACAATTACGTCATCAAATTCGGCGTCGGATGTTGGAGCTCTGTTGCTAAACATGCTG GTTTGCAAAGATGTGGGAAGAGTTGCAGATTGAGATGGATAAATTATCTAAGACCGGATCTTAAAAGAGGATTGTTTTCACCAGAAGAGGAGCATATCATACTAGTTCTTCATGAAGTTTTGGGAAACAA GTGGGCACAAATCGCAGCGAAACTACCAGGGAGAACAGATAACGAGATAAAGAATTTCTGGAATTCATGTCTGAAGAAGAAGCTCATAAAGCGAGGGATTGATCCAAACACCCACAAGCCCATAATGAACACATCATCAGACGCTCCAAAGAGTTTCGCAGAAgatcacaataatattaataattcttCTTCAACCATCCCCAAACCCACACTCCCATGGCCATTAAACTTGTCCGAATTGGAGCAACCTCAAGCCTTCGATCCTCTCTTCCTCTACGACTTCCAACAAAGCCTCAACAATAATTCAGAACAGTATTTTCATGGCTTCAGTACACTCCCAAGTTTAGCGAATTTTGAGAATATCAACATGGTTAATAATGGACCGATAACGTTTCCGAATTGGGAAACTTGCGACAACAACATAAACACGGATTCTGTGTCGGCTCATCAGTTCCCATTCAGTGCCAAAAGTAGTGGGGATGTTGAGGGGTGTTCATGGCAAGATGATTTCTCTGAATATTCATTGCCTGCTTTGCCTCAAGATTTGAGTGGGGAAAATAATCTTGAATTCTTCATGTCTTGCACCAAATTTAATCTGTAA